Proteins encoded in a region of the Acidimicrobiales bacterium genome:
- the rlmB gene encoding 23S rRNA (guanosine(2251)-2'-O)-methyltransferase RlmB: MPPRPPAGGRSRPGPRRSGGRPTRDSGARPRAVDRGLGGQIVAGRNAVRELLVAGRRPVREVFFAEGIDPAPVLDDIATFAAKAGVPIRTIPRARLDALAETEAPQGVVARAAALPEADLSALAGPGRNGEPPFLVALDGVTDPHNLGAVIRSAESAGATGLVVTRHRAAHVTPTVTKAAAGAVEYLPIAVVPGLPAALQELQGRGVWTVGLASDAPQTVFDLPVADGPICLVLGSEGTGMTRLVRQRCEIVVGIPRLGHTESLNVAAAAAVSCYEVARRRLTDSP, from the coding sequence ATGCCGCCGCGGCCACCTGCGGGCGGGCGCTCGCGTCCAGGACCTCGCCGTAGCGGCGGCCGGCCGACGCGCGACTCGGGGGCGCGGCCCCGCGCCGTCGATCGCGGACTCGGCGGTCAGATCGTCGCCGGGCGCAACGCCGTGCGCGAACTACTCGTCGCCGGGCGACGTCCTGTGCGTGAGGTCTTCTTCGCCGAAGGCATCGACCCGGCGCCCGTCCTCGACGACATCGCGACGTTCGCGGCGAAGGCCGGAGTTCCGATTCGCACGATTCCCCGCGCCCGGCTCGACGCGCTGGCCGAGACCGAGGCGCCCCAGGGTGTCGTCGCCCGCGCCGCGGCGTTGCCCGAAGCCGACCTGAGCGCGCTCGCCGGTCCCGGCCGCAACGGCGAGCCGCCATTCCTGGTCGCCCTCGACGGAGTCACCGACCCGCACAACCTCGGCGCCGTCATTCGCAGCGCCGAGTCGGCCGGAGCGACGGGTCTCGTGGTCACGCGCCACCGCGCGGCGCACGTCACCCCAACCGTGACGAAAGCCGCCGCCGGCGCCGTCGAGTACCTCCCGATCGCCGTCGTCCCCGGCCTGCCCGCGGCCCTCCAGGAGCTCCAGGGACGCGGCGTTTGGACGGTCGGCCTCGCCAGCGACGCGCCACAGACAGTGTTCGATTTGCCCGTTGCCGACGGCCCGATCTGTCTGGTCCTCGGTTCCGAAGGGACTGGCATGACCCGACTAGTCCGTCAACGCTGTGAGATCGTCGTCGGGATCCCCCGACTCGGCCACACAGAGTCACTAAACGTGGCTGCGGCCGCCGCGGTGAGTTGTTACGAGGTGGCGCGCCGCCGTTTGACCGATTCGCCCTGA
- the ispF gene encoding 2-C-methyl-D-erythritol 2,4-cyclodiphosphate synthase — protein sequence MKIPRVGLGYDVHRFSDDPQRPFVLGGVTFDGAPGLVGHSDADAAAHAIADALLGAAGLGDIGQHFPDTDEEWKDADSLVLLRAIALRVQAAGFEIGNVDCTVVTEAPKLAPQRDAMEKNLSAAIDAPVTVKATRPESLGALGRREGLACLAVALIVESERG from the coding sequence GTGAAGATCCCCCGCGTCGGCCTGGGCTACGACGTCCACCGCTTCAGCGACGACCCGCAGCGTCCGTTTGTGCTCGGCGGTGTGACTTTCGACGGCGCGCCTGGACTCGTCGGCCATTCCGACGCCGACGCCGCCGCCCACGCCATCGCCGACGCCTTGCTCGGCGCCGCGGGTCTCGGCGACATCGGCCAGCACTTCCCCGACACCGACGAGGAATGGAAGGACGCCGACTCGCTCGTCCTGCTGCGCGCCATCGCGCTGCGCGTACAGGCCGCCGGTTTCGAGATCGGCAACGTCGACTGCACGGTCGTCACCGAGGCCCCGAAGCTGGCGCCGCAGCGCGACGCCATGGAAAAGAACCTCAGCGCCGCGATCGACGCGCCGGTGACGGTGAAGGCGACGCGACCCGAGTCGTTGGGCGCGCTCGGCCGGCGCGAAGGGCTGGCGTGCCTGGCAGTGGCGTTGATCGTCGAGAGCGAGCGCGGCTGA
- a CDS encoding IspD/TarI family cytidylyltransferase: MSVWTIVCAGGAGHRFGSVKQYAALGEQRLIDHAVANAAAASDFVVVGAPADDVDDLRWAFASTKIKVIPGGVLRSDTVRCALAVIPAIAEVIVVHDAARPLAPPALFDSVVAAVRGGADAAVPGLVPPDTVKRVAGDVVVETLDRSELVLVQTPQAFRADVLRAAHVGNPDATDDAALVERAGGKVVVVPGSPAAHKVTTPDDLAALAQRLGQQA, encoded by the coding sequence ATGTCCGTTTGGACCATCGTGTGCGCGGGGGGCGCGGGACACCGTTTCGGATCGGTCAAGCAATACGCCGCCCTCGGCGAGCAACGCCTGATCGACCATGCAGTGGCGAACGCCGCCGCGGCGTCTGATTTCGTCGTCGTCGGTGCGCCGGCCGACGACGTGGACGACCTGCGCTGGGCGTTCGCCTCGACGAAGATCAAAGTGATCCCCGGCGGCGTGTTGCGCTCCGACACGGTGCGCTGCGCCCTGGCCGTGATCCCCGCCATCGCCGAAGTGATCGTCGTGCACGACGCGGCGCGTCCGCTGGCGCCGCCGGCCTTGTTCGACTCGGTCGTCGCCGCCGTGCGCGGCGGCGCCGACGCTGCCGTGCCCGGGTTGGTGCCGCCCGACACCGTCAAGCGCGTTGCCGGCGACGTCGTCGTCGAGACGCTCGACCGCTCGGAACTCGTGCTGGTGCAGACGCCGCAGGCCTTCCGCGCCGACGTGCTGCGCGCCGCCCACGTAGGCAACCCCGACGCCACCGACGACGCCGCGCTCGTCGAACGCGCCGGCGGCAAGGTCGTCGTCGTGCCCGGCTCGCCGGCGGCGCACAAGGTCACGACCCCGGACGACCTCGCCGCCCTGGCGCAGCGGCTAGGACAGCAGGCGTGA
- a CDS encoding CarD family transcriptional regulator produces MPTFDVGDKVVYPHHGAAVIEKREKREAFGEKREYLVLKVAYGDLTLMVPADNTDEVGLREVINDEEVEEVFAVLRKKEARMPTNWSRRYKNHVEKLKSGDIYQVAEVVRNLSIRDKDKGLSAGEKRMLQKARQILVSELTFAIGVSEAEAEERLDSELP; encoded by the coding sequence ATGCCAACCTTCGACGTCGGTGACAAGGTCGTGTATCCGCACCATGGTGCGGCCGTTATCGAAAAGCGTGAGAAGCGCGAGGCATTCGGTGAGAAGCGGGAATACCTGGTGCTCAAGGTTGCCTATGGCGATCTGACCCTGATGGTCCCGGCCGACAACACCGACGAAGTCGGTCTGCGCGAGGTCATCAACGACGAAGAAGTCGAAGAGGTCTTCGCCGTCCTGCGCAAGAAGGAAGCCCGCATGCCGACCAACTGGTCGCGGCGCTACAAGAACCACGTCGAGAAGTTGAAGTCCGGCGACATTTACCAGGTGGCCGAGGTCGTGCGGAACCTGTCGATCCGCGACAAGGACAAGGGCCTGTCGGCGGGCGAGAAGCGCATGCTGCAAAAGGCGCGCCAGATCCTCGTGTCGGAACTCACCTTCGCCATCGGCGTGTCCGAAGCGGAGGCCGAGGAGCGCCTCGACTCCGAACTGCCCTAG
- a CDS encoding Crp/Fnr family transcriptional regulator: MSTAELLAGAELFRFFDQASLDDLAGHAIPVRYGRGEIIFTEGATADRLYVVRDGRVAIAKRAFDGRESVVALMEEGDLFGEMPLFDGQPRTAEARSLEPTEMAIVPYHAVRDVLEEHPALLWGVVELLSNRLRQTDSALADSMFLDVTGRTAKRLLELAGEAEEFVLPVTQEELAGMVGASRERVNKALSAFIRLGWLHQSDRRYKILDRPQLAQRAM, translated from the coding sequence ATGAGCACGGCAGAGTTGTTGGCGGGGGCGGAACTCTTTCGCTTTTTCGATCAGGCGTCCCTCGACGACCTGGCCGGGCATGCCATTCCCGTCCGGTACGGGCGCGGCGAGATCATCTTCACCGAGGGCGCAACCGCTGATCGCCTCTACGTCGTACGCGACGGACGCGTCGCCATCGCCAAGCGCGCCTTCGACGGGCGCGAGTCGGTGGTGGCCCTGATGGAAGAGGGCGATCTGTTCGGCGAGATGCCCCTGTTCGACGGCCAGCCCCGCACGGCCGAAGCGCGCTCGCTCGAACCGACGGAGATGGCGATCGTGCCGTACCACGCCGTGCGCGACGTGCTCGAGGAGCACCCGGCGCTGCTGTGGGGCGTCGTCGAACTGCTGTCGAACCGCCTGCGCCAGACCGACTCCGCCTTGGCCGACTCGATGTTCCTCGACGTGACCGGCCGCACGGCCAAGCGCCTGCTCGAACTCGCGGGCGAAGCCGAGGAGTTCGTGCTCCCGGTGACCCAAGAGGAACTCGCGGGCATGGTCGGCGCGTCGCGCGAGCGGGTGAACAAGGCGCTCTCGGCGTTCATCCGCCTCGGTTGGCTGCACCAATCGGATCGCCGCTACAAGATCCTGGACCGGCCACAGCTGGCGCAGCGGGCGATGTAG
- a CDS encoding acyl-CoA thioesterase domain-containing protein: MPGWDEEFDVDKERADQLRLLSDVRPKETPGEFVGACVDDRDNTMFGGAVIGQAITAITRNAPAGRRLHSLHGYFLRPSNPAVPIDYTVTTIREGRAYTSRRVHASQNGKGTFEAMGSFTSDAEGGWLYDLPNPSPMPARGASDGFGLAGFEAVFLGPTEPRSDNTYESTERKWFRLPVDIGDDVHLHTAYFGMASDWTGMGSRPLKMDWDDDFAATGGPPVASLDHAVWFHRPARITDWHYMDMHSLVNFGGRGQIRLTIRNEAGEVVVSMAQELLLR, from the coding sequence ATGCCCGGCTGGGACGAAGAATTCGACGTCGACAAGGAGCGCGCTGATCAACTGCGCCTCCTGAGCGATGTCCGCCCGAAAGAAACCCCGGGCGAGTTCGTCGGCGCGTGCGTCGACGACCGCGACAACACGATGTTCGGCGGGGCCGTCATCGGCCAGGCCATCACCGCCATCACCCGCAACGCACCCGCAGGCCGGCGGCTGCATTCGTTGCACGGCTACTTCTTGCGCCCCAGCAACCCGGCGGTTCCGATCGACTACACCGTCACCACGATCCGCGAGGGGCGGGCGTACACGTCGCGCCGGGTGCACGCGTCGCAGAACGGCAAAGGGACGTTCGAAGCCATGGGTTCGTTCACCTCCGACGCGGAGGGCGGCTGGCTCTACGACTTGCCCAACCCGAGCCCCATGCCGGCGCGCGGGGCCAGCGACGGCTTCGGCCTAGCCGGGTTCGAAGCGGTCTTCCTCGGCCCCACCGAGCCGCGCAGCGACAACACGTATGAGTCCACGGAGCGCAAGTGGTTCCGTCTGCCGGTGGACATCGGCGACGACGTCCACCTGCACACCGCCTACTTCGGCATGGCCTCGGACTGGACGGGGATGGGGTCGCGTCCGCTGAAGATGGATTGGGACGACGACTTCGCGGCCACTGGGGGTCCGCCGGTGGCGTCGCTCGATCACGCGGTGTGGTTCCATCGCCCGGCGCGCATCACCGACTGGCACTACATGGACATGCACTCGCTCGTGAACTTCGGCGGCCGCGGCCAGATTCGCCTGACGATTCGCAACGAAGCGGGCGAGGTCGTCGTGTCGATGGCCCAAGAGTTGCTGCTGCGGTGA
- a CDS encoding dienelactone hydrolase family protein encodes MRTTLSTGTPAILERPAGEPARGVVLLPDVGGLRPLFDDLCARLAGEYAWAVCAPEPFPGKEDTPMGPERLALIPTNDDDRFLADVTAAAELLGTARTAAIGFCQGGMWAYKASTLPVIDRAVAFYGMVRNAAWARPGHADAIDFLRQPGRKPVLSINGGVDQWTPDADLADLRALPDVDVVVYPDADHAFVHGVDRPVYRPDDAADAWARVARFLA; translated from the coding sequence GTGCGAACGACGCTGTCCACCGGTACGCCCGCGATCCTCGAACGCCCTGCCGGTGAGCCGGCGCGGGGCGTTGTCCTGCTGCCCGACGTCGGCGGGCTGCGCCCGCTGTTCGACGACCTGTGCGCCCGCCTCGCTGGCGAATACGCCTGGGCGGTGTGCGCGCCCGAGCCGTTTCCGGGCAAGGAAGACACGCCGATGGGTCCTGAGCGGCTGGCGCTGATCCCGACGAACGACGACGACCGGTTCCTCGCCGACGTCACCGCCGCCGCGGAGTTGCTCGGCACGGCGCGCACCGCGGCGATCGGCTTCTGCCAGGGCGGCATGTGGGCCTACAAGGCGTCGACGCTGCCCGTCATCGATCGCGCCGTCGCCTTCTACGGGATGGTGCGCAACGCCGCGTGGGCGCGTCCAGGACACGCCGACGCCATCGACTTCCTGCGCCAACCCGGGCGCAAGCCGGTGCTGTCGATCAACGGTGGCGTCGACCAGTGGACGCCGGACGCCGACCTCGCCGACCTGCGGGCGCTGCCCGACGTCGACGTCGTCGTGTACCCCGACGCCGACCACGCCTTCGTGCACGGCGTCGACCGGCCGGTGTACCGCCCCGACGACGCCGCCGACGCCTGGGCCCGCGTGGCGAGGTTTCTCGCCTAG
- a CDS encoding VOC family protein, which translates to MFLEHVNLTVSDLDRSVAFYCDLLDLEVRWKGAVDANRLGAHVGDDRCYLALFQATADGAVEHDYLRPGVNHFGFVVDDLDATRRRAIELGATFHLEADYEPGRRAYFMDPDGYEVELVEY; encoded by the coding sequence ATGTTCCTCGAACACGTCAACCTCACCGTCTCGGACCTCGACCGTTCCGTGGCGTTCTACTGCGATCTGCTCGATCTCGAGGTGCGCTGGAAGGGTGCCGTCGACGCCAACCGTCTCGGCGCCCACGTCGGCGACGACCGCTGCTACCTGGCGCTGTTCCAGGCCACGGCCGACGGCGCCGTCGAGCACGACTATCTGCGACCGGGCGTAAACCACTTCGGCTTCGTCGTCGACGACCTCGACGCCACGCGGCGGCGAGCGATCGAGCTCGGCGCCACCTTCCACCTCGAGGCGGACTACGAACCGGGCCGCCGCGCCTACTTCATGGACCCCGACGGCTACGAAGTCGAACTCGTCGAGTACTAG
- a CDS encoding CPBP family intramembrane glutamic endopeptidase, translating into MSDILPSLGDARIPDRAGYPPVGFAPMGAPAQAVRPARAEWSTTLAVVTLAAAPSLASLALVRPIANQFDIQPGLVDYCVGALLQSVGVLFVVMLVLPRVEHQSFRSLVGGWWGRRVGDDATLGNRRNMWIAFAIFALIGLSPVRLWFIDHLWAIVPGPSWSLNSPAANRGDIPFTLGPAIVAFQLLIRIPLTIAVEETLFRGWVQDRHGPIVAGCLFGAFHVGQWWTIPAIVPFGIALCLLRALTSSLRPGAALHYLGDAVYALQLLSL; encoded by the coding sequence TTGTCTGACATCCTTCCGTCGTTAGGGGACGCGCGCATTCCGGACCGAGCCGGATACCCGCCGGTAGGCTTCGCGCCAATGGGGGCACCGGCACAGGCGGTCCGGCCGGCGCGCGCTGAATGGTCGACGACACTGGCGGTCGTGACCTTGGCGGCGGCTCCGAGCCTGGCGTCACTGGCGCTCGTCCGGCCAATCGCCAATCAGTTCGACATCCAGCCCGGCCTGGTCGACTACTGCGTTGGCGCGCTCCTGCAAAGCGTCGGGGTGCTCTTCGTGGTGATGCTCGTGCTGCCGCGGGTCGAGCATCAGTCGTTTCGCTCTTTGGTTGGCGGTTGGTGGGGACGACGGGTGGGGGACGACGCGACGCTCGGGAACCGGCGCAACATGTGGATTGCGTTCGCGATCTTCGCGCTCATCGGCCTGTCGCCCGTGCGCCTGTGGTTCATCGACCACCTCTGGGCCATCGTTCCCGGACCATCGTGGTCGCTGAACAGCCCTGCCGCGAACCGAGGGGACATCCCGTTCACACTCGGGCCCGCGATCGTCGCCTTCCAGCTGCTCATCCGGATCCCACTCACCATCGCGGTCGAGGAGACGTTGTTCCGAGGCTGGGTGCAGGACCGTCACGGACCGATCGTCGCCGGTTGCCTGTTCGGCGCGTTCCACGTTGGCCAATGGTGGACGATCCCGGCGATAGTCCCCTTCGGAATCGCCTTGTGCCTGCTCCGCGCCCTGACTAGTTCACTGCGTCCGGGCGCCGCCCTTCACTATCTCGGCGACGCCGTCTACGCGCTGCAACTGCTCTCGCTCTAG